In the genome of Hyphobacterium sp. CCMP332, one region contains:
- a CDS encoding PadR family transcriptional regulator: protein MKLENTQVQMRKGILEYCILNIISRGEVYASDLIGELTSAKIMVVEGTLYPLLTRLKNAGLVEYKWVESTSGPPRKYYNITPEGENFLKNLDTTWKELVESTENIISNSKNSNKKKS from the coding sequence ATGAAACTCGAAAACACACAGGTGCAAATGAGGAAGGGGATCCTCGAATATTGTATCCTGAATATCATTTCCCGCGGAGAGGTCTACGCATCGGATTTGATAGGCGAATTGACATCTGCCAAGATTATGGTAGTGGAGGGCACGCTATATCCCCTACTCACTCGCTTAAAAAACGCCGGTTTGGTGGAATATAAGTGGGTAGAATCAACTTCAGGTCCCCCAAGAAAATATTATAACATAACACCTGAAGGTGAAAATTTTTTAAAGAATCTTGATACTACCTGGAAAGAACTGGTAGAATCTACAGAAAATATTATTTCCAACTCTAAGAATTCCAATAAGAAGAAATCATGA
- a CDS encoding PspC domain-containing protein, protein MKKNISINIGGIIFHIEEDGYEKLQNYLTQINTYFKKYDDYSEIISDIESRIAEIFSAKLNKDKEVINAEDVEQLIVTMGTVSDFASMEEGDEEFESASSETEMEGNKRLYRDKQRKIIGGVCAGLAHYFKVDALWTRILFLIVFFGFLIIPPASGLALIVYIALWIAVPGKDDLEEDKRIKKLYRNPDDKVIGGVSSGLAAYFNVDVAIVRLIFVLSVLFFGSGVIIYIVLWLIAPEAETMTEKMQMKGDPVTLSNIETSVKKGLQGDPNKEENALVTILLFPFRLIGKVFEVLGKAVGPLLVVMGKALRVIIGLFFMIFAFFTLLSVLVIAAALLGLFISPEVVFDGLPVQLVSSIVPGYVAIAGIFAIGIPILALGLLGLRIITMKAQTSSTAAWSMFGVWIIAVSISLSVIPIVVSNFIEDNSRTEVETFEAMENHLVLDVNELDSDIRGFVHLTIRPHKDSTVKIIKEFSSNGSSKSDALKNSEMITYNITRNDSIILFDSNIEFTENAVFRDQRLDMTMYMPTGQKFIMKETLDEIIYRTIYHYDYRESDMGDNVFVFNNLDDLTCLTCDPSLENGNYTGSNTDFTKVFDIADSMISITIKGEYKINLSQDSISQVEVIGRRSKVEDVEFDYDSDDRNLEIYVEDFEDDFDFRGRAPVFINISTADIKELNIYGHNDLRVKDINLDRFKLEMAGFSDAEISGDFSYLDLSLEGLADAKISGSAEYFEANLAGKTELDARDLIAEDADIKAFGKSEATVNVTNYLTAYAAGVSEINYYGNPKNVDEKTAGISDINKR, encoded by the coding sequence ATGAAAAAGAATATTAGCATAAATATAGGTGGTATTATTTTTCATATCGAAGAAGACGGATATGAAAAGCTTCAGAACTATCTGACGCAGATTAATACTTACTTCAAAAAGTATGATGATTATTCTGAAATCATCAGCGATATCGAAAGCAGAATCGCCGAAATATTCTCAGCCAAGTTAAATAAAGACAAGGAGGTCATTAATGCTGAAGATGTTGAGCAACTCATTGTAACAATGGGTACTGTAAGTGATTTTGCCAGTATGGAAGAGGGTGATGAGGAATTTGAATCAGCATCATCTGAAACGGAGATGGAAGGAAATAAAAGGCTTTACAGGGATAAACAAAGAAAAATAATTGGAGGAGTTTGTGCAGGTTTGGCACATTACTTTAAAGTGGATGCACTCTGGACAAGAATTCTTTTTCTCATTGTATTCTTTGGTTTCCTAATCATTCCTCCTGCATCGGGGCTAGCACTAATTGTGTATATCGCACTGTGGATTGCAGTACCGGGAAAAGATGATCTGGAAGAAGATAAGCGGATTAAAAAACTGTACAGAAATCCGGACGATAAAGTTATCGGTGGGGTATCAAGTGGTTTGGCGGCCTACTTCAACGTTGATGTGGCTATCGTCAGATTAATTTTTGTACTCTCTGTTCTTTTCTTCGGTTCAGGTGTAATTATATATATCGTCTTATGGCTAATAGCGCCGGAGGCTGAAACCATGACCGAAAAAATGCAGATGAAAGGTGACCCTGTTACACTTTCAAATATTGAAACCTCTGTAAAAAAGGGCTTACAAGGTGACCCAAACAAAGAAGAAAATGCATTGGTAACAATTCTGCTCTTCCCTTTCAGGTTAATTGGTAAAGTATTTGAAGTTTTAGGTAAAGCAGTTGGCCCATTACTAGTAGTGATGGGGAAAGCTTTAAGAGTGATCATCGGATTATTCTTTATGATATTTGCCTTTTTCACTTTGTTGAGTGTTCTGGTTATTGCCGCCGCTTTACTGGGATTATTTATTTCGCCCGAGGTTGTTTTTGACGGCTTACCTGTTCAATTGGTGTCTTCAATTGTCCCCGGTTATGTTGCGATAGCAGGAATATTCGCAATTGGGATTCCAATATTAGCTTTGGGATTATTGGGGCTTAGAATAATTACAATGAAGGCTCAAACTTCATCTACAGCAGCATGGTCCATGTTTGGTGTATGGATTATTGCAGTATCTATAAGCCTGTCAGTCATTCCTATTGTAGTCAGCAATTTCATTGAAGACAATAGCAGAACGGAAGTTGAAACCTTTGAAGCCATGGAAAATCATCTTGTATTGGACGTGAATGAATTGGACTCTGATATAAGAGGTTTTGTTCATCTTACAATTCGTCCTCATAAGGATTCAACTGTAAAGATCATCAAGGAATTCAGTTCGAATGGATCAAGCAAAAGCGATGCGCTTAAGAATTCGGAAATGATCACCTATAATATTACCAGAAATGATAGTATTATACTTTTCGATTCAAATATCGAATTCACAGAAAATGCTGTATTCAGAGATCAAAGACTTGATATGACCATGTATATGCCGACCGGACAGAAATTCATTATGAAGGAGACTCTGGATGAAATTATTTACAGAACCATTTATCACTATGATTATCGCGAAAGCGACATGGGTGATAATGTATTTGTATTTAACAATCTTGATGACCTGACTTGCCTTACCTGTGATCCGAGTTTGGAAAATGGCAATTACACTGGTTCTAATACGGATTTTACCAAAGTATTTGACATCGCTGATAGTATGATATCTATTACCATCAAGGGTGAATACAAGATTAATCTAAGTCAGGATTCAATATCTCAGGTAGAAGTAATCGGGAGAAGATCAAAAGTGGAAGATGTAGAATTTGATTATGATAGTGATGATCGAAATCTGGAGATCTATGTAGAAGATTTTGAGGATGATTTTGATTTTAGAGGAAGAGCACCTGTCTTTATCAATATTAGTACTGCAGATATTAAAGAATTGAATATTTATGGACATAATGATCTCAGGGTTAAAGACATCAACCTTGACAGGTTCAAATTAGAAATGGCTGGATTTTCTGATGCTGAAATAAGTGGGGATTTTTCATATCTGGATTTGAGTCTCGAAGGGCTTGCTGATGCTAAAATTTCAGGTTCAGCGGAATATTTTGAAGCCAATCTCGCAGGAAAAACAGAATTAGATGCCCGGGACCTTATTGCTGAAGACGCCGACATCAAGGCTTTTGGCAAAAGTGAGGCGACAGTAAATGTCACGAATTATCTCACAGCATATGCTGCAGGCGTTTCTGAAATAAACTATTACGGCAATCCTAAAAATGTTGATGAAAAAACAGCAGGGATAAGTGATATTAATAAAAGATAA
- the priA gene encoding primosomal protein N' produces the protein MSNSEHYIAEIILPLPVKGTFQYIISSKDIKIAQIGSRAIVQFGRKKIYTGIISAIFQSAKPHPKLKEVLEIPDDEPIINSFQLKLIEWMHKYYMCYPGEVLRAALPSGLKINSESRIELIDKSWENRSVELSDLEYNLLKYLSDKEQMSVAEVAALLDKINPGRLLKKLADEEFIAFFEEVVDRYRPKKIRKVRMIEDYNNSEIIEGLFEELSAREKQIDVLMLYLKESGILENPSNNSKGVPNVELVKQGASQSSINTLVKNGYMEFFDQRISRFPEVEHQVRSFSLSKNQSIALEEIKKEWETKDIVLLKGITGSGKTEIYIELISDIIEKGKQCLYLLPEIALTTHIVERLKKVFGNDIGVYHSRFSDNERVEIWENLKKEKYKLIVGVRSSLFLPFEDLGLIIIDEEHDSSFKQHDPAPRYHARESAIMLAQMHKAKVLLGSATPALESNFLCEIGKWGKVELNERFHKDSSLPKVILQNFREAKIKGLTKSIFTKQSLDALQKTLDDKKQAIVFQNRRGYSPYLQCMQCGYIPMCHQCDVSLVLHQYSRQLRCHYCGFYEEPPNRCPRCNHSHFQTMGTGTEKVEEELQLFFPDAGIQRMDLDTTRGKYAHQNILEAFDSGRVDFLVGTQMVTKGLDFDNVELVLVIGVDRLLFFPDFRATERTFQTITQVSGRAGRKSNQGKVMLQTNMPDHELFSFIHKNDYDGFYKWELAERNRFFYPPISRIIKLTLKSRDQGELENDSRLLAAMLIKELGSKRVLGPEEPPVARIRNLYIREIFVKYEREGIQPSAIKRLIEEQIKPFEKKKTAPNLRVIIDVDPV, from the coding sequence ATGTCTAATTCTGAACATTATATTGCCGAAATTATCCTACCCCTGCCTGTTAAAGGGACATTTCAATATATTATTTCTTCAAAGGATATTAAAATAGCACAAATTGGCTCAAGAGCAATTGTTCAATTTGGTAGAAAAAAGATATATACAGGAATTATATCAGCTATTTTTCAGAGTGCCAAACCACATCCAAAGCTTAAAGAGGTGCTGGAAATTCCCGATGATGAACCAATTATTAATTCTTTTCAGCTCAAGTTGATTGAATGGATGCATAAGTATTATATGTGTTATCCCGGTGAAGTTTTGAGAGCAGCCTTGCCTTCAGGTTTAAAAATAAACAGCGAATCGCGAATTGAGTTAATTGATAAAAGCTGGGAAAATCGCAGTGTTGAATTATCAGATCTGGAATATAATTTACTGAAGTACCTATCTGATAAAGAGCAAATGAGTGTGGCTGAGGTTGCTGCACTTCTCGATAAAATTAACCCTGGTCGCTTGTTAAAAAAGCTAGCTGATGAAGAGTTTATCGCATTTTTTGAAGAAGTAGTGGATCGCTACAGACCCAAAAAGATTCGAAAAGTAAGAATGATTGAAGATTATAATAATTCTGAAATCATTGAGGGCCTTTTTGAAGAATTGAGTGCGCGTGAAAAGCAAATTGACGTGCTCATGCTATACCTAAAAGAGTCAGGGATTCTTGAAAACCCATCAAATAACTCCAAAGGGGTTCCAAATGTTGAACTGGTTAAACAAGGTGCAAGCCAGTCTTCAATTAACACTTTGGTCAAAAATGGCTATATGGAATTCTTTGATCAAAGAATTTCGCGTTTTCCAGAAGTGGAGCATCAAGTAAGGTCATTTAGTCTTTCAAAAAATCAGTCGATAGCGCTAGAGGAAATTAAAAAGGAATGGGAAACAAAAGATATAGTCTTATTAAAAGGTATCACCGGAAGTGGTAAAACAGAAATCTACATTGAACTCATTAGTGATATCATTGAAAAAGGAAAGCAATGTCTTTATCTCTTACCGGAAATTGCACTTACCACGCACATTGTAGAAAGACTTAAAAAAGTATTTGGCAATGACATTGGCGTTTATCATTCGCGTTTTTCAGATAATGAGCGGGTTGAAATCTGGGAAAATCTGAAAAAAGAAAAATATAAACTCATTGTTGGTGTTCGATCTTCTCTTTTTCTTCCTTTTGAAGATCTGGGGCTGATCATTATCGATGAAGAACACGATTCATCTTTCAAGCAACACGATCCTGCCCCGCGCTATCACGCAAGGGAAAGTGCCATTATGCTAGCACAAATGCACAAAGCAAAAGTTTTGCTTGGGTCTGCAACACCGGCATTGGAGAGCAATTTTTTGTGTGAAATAGGTAAATGGGGGAAAGTAGAACTGAATGAGCGTTTTCATAAAGATTCAAGCTTACCAAAGGTAATTCTTCAAAATTTTAGAGAAGCAAAAATTAAAGGCTTAACCAAATCCATTTTCACCAAACAAAGTTTGGACGCCCTTCAAAAAACGCTGGATGATAAAAAACAAGCTATTGTTTTTCAAAACCGACGCGGTTATTCACCTTATTTACAATGCATGCAATGCGGATACATTCCAATGTGCCATCAATGCGATGTATCGCTGGTATTACATCAATATTCCAGACAATTGCGTTGCCACTATTGCGGGTTTTATGAAGAGCCGCCCAACCGATGCCCGCGTTGCAATCACTCCCATTTCCAAACTATGGGTACAGGTACGGAAAAGGTTGAAGAAGAATTACAACTGTTTTTTCCGGATGCGGGAATTCAAAGGATGGACCTTGATACGACACGAGGCAAATATGCTCATCAAAATATTCTGGAAGCTTTCGATTCGGGAAGGGTTGATTTTCTGGTAGGCACCCAAATGGTCACAAAAGGTCTGGATTTTGATAATGTCGAACTTGTATTGGTCATTGGAGTTGATCGATTATTGTTCTTTCCCGACTTTCGGGCTACAGAACGAACGTTTCAGACAATTACACAGGTTTCAGGTCGTGCTGGCCGAAAAAGCAATCAGGGAAAAGTCATGTTGCAAACCAACATGCCAGATCATGAGCTCTTCTCTTTTATTCATAAAAACGATTACGATGGGTTTTACAAATGGGAATTGGCCGAACGAAATCGCTTTTTCTACCCGCCAATAAGCAGGATTATAAAACTTACACTCAAAAGTCGAGATCAAGGTGAGCTTGAAAATGATTCACGGCTTCTTGCCGCAATGTTAATAAAAGAACTCGGAAGCAAAAGGGTATTGGGTCCAGAAGAACCCCCTGTAGCGAGAATTCGGAATCTTTATATCCGTGAAATATTTGTAAAATATGAACGAGAAGGAATTCAGCCTTCTGCAATAAAAAGACTAATTGAAGAGCAGATCAAACCATTTGAAAAAAAGAAAACTGCACCGAATCTTCGGGTTATTATTGATGTAGATCCGGTTTAA
- a CDS encoding DNA alkylation repair protein, with the protein MSQDFSVTDYVKSLENEFKRNANPQNAINQKAYMRDQFEFYGIKAGLRSEIIKPFIQKQLLPPKSSLEIIVKTLWQKPQREFQNFAQELTEKYSKQFEKSDIDLLEYMVMNNSWWDTVDFIAYKLMGAYFRLYPEEIPPRINKYLNSDNIWLQRSAILFQLKYKKNTDTELLAFVINHLLGSREFFINKAIGWVLREYSRINPPWVLEFVDNTELSNLSKKEALRLILKDI; encoded by the coding sequence ATGTCGCAGGATTTTAGTGTAACAGACTATGTGAAAAGCCTTGAAAATGAATTTAAAAGGAATGCCAATCCACAAAACGCAATTAATCAAAAAGCCTATATGCGTGATCAATTTGAATTTTATGGGATAAAAGCTGGCTTGAGGTCAGAAATCATTAAACCTTTTATTCAAAAGCAATTATTACCACCAAAATCATCTCTGGAAATCATTGTTAAAACGCTTTGGCAGAAACCTCAAAGGGAATTCCAGAATTTTGCCCAGGAATTGACAGAAAAGTATTCTAAACAATTTGAGAAGTCAGACATCGACTTATTAGAGTATATGGTGATGAATAATTCCTGGTGGGATACGGTGGATTTTATAGCCTATAAATTGATGGGGGCATATTTTAGACTATACCCAGAGGAAATCCCACCGCGAATTAACAAATACCTGAATTCTGATAATATCTGGCTTCAACGTTCGGCCATTTTATTTCAACTGAAATACAAAAAAAATACAGATACTGAATTATTGGCCTTTGTCATCAATCATCTACTCGGTTCCAGAGAATTCTTTATCAATAAAGCCATCGGGTGGGTTTTAAGAGAATACAGTCGAATTAATCCACCATGGGTCTTAGAATTTGTTGATAATACGGAACTCAGTAATCTGAGCAAAAAGGAAGCCTTGCGGTTAATTTTGAAGGATATATAG
- a CDS encoding DUF2384 domain-containing protein: MNITSKSNTSHYRKLKTVLGSNYVNERIDSSYDFIHLANAGIKAGIIKNFKNYFNISREETANMLNISSPTLYRWIRSDKVLDRNSSVQLFELTDLFLYGSEVFLSKEDFIKWLNLPNQAFGGMEPIELLEIPGGISKVKDLLGRIEHGIIS; this comes from the coding sequence ATGAATATCACTTCAAAATCAAATACCAGTCATTACCGCAAGTTAAAAACTGTACTTGGAAGTAATTATGTCAATGAAAGAATTGACAGTTCCTATGATTTTATTCACCTGGCTAATGCAGGAATAAAAGCCGGTATAATTAAAAATTTTAAAAATTACTTCAATATTTCACGAGAGGAAACAGCCAATATGTTGAACATCTCCTCTCCTACCTTATACCGTTGGATCCGTTCAGATAAAGTTTTAGATAGGAATTCTTCTGTTCAGTTATTTGAATTAACAGATCTCTTTTTATACGGGTCCGAGGTGTTTTTGAGTAAGGAAGATTTTATCAAATGGCTTAACCTACCCAATCAGGCATTTGGTGGAATGGAGCCTATTGAATTGCTTGAAATACCGGGTGGTATATCAAAGGTAAAAGACCTTCTGGGAAGGATTGAGCACGGAATCATCTCCTGA
- a CDS encoding RES domain-containing protein has translation MIVYRLCKRKFSKDISGTGSAIYGGRWNKKGQTVLYTGESPEITLLELLVHTPPMIVPDLDLVQLEIPDQSIFTVDIEKLPKNWNHYPAPKILSEIGSEWYNDKQYLSLKVPSSVVNSASNYILNCQHPDYSRNVKIIDIQKFKFDPRLK, from the coding sequence ATGATTGTATATCGCTTGTGTAAAAGAAAATTTTCAAAGGATATTTCGGGAACGGGTTCGGCAATCTATGGTGGCAGATGGAACAAAAAAGGCCAGACAGTGCTGTACACCGGAGAAAGTCCTGAAATCACATTGCTTGAATTATTGGTACACACTCCTCCAATGATAGTTCCAGATCTTGACCTTGTACAATTAGAAATTCCAGACCAATCAATTTTTACTGTAGATATAGAAAAACTACCTAAAAACTGGAATCATTATCCTGCTCCCAAAATACTATCTGAAATAGGTTCTGAATGGTACAATGACAAACAATATCTCAGCCTAAAGGTACCTTCGTCAGTAGTAAACTCCGCTTCGAATTATATATTGAACTGTCAACACCCTGATTATTCAAGAAATGTTAAAATAATAGACATTCAAAAATTTAAATTTGATCCAAGGTTGAAATAA
- a CDS encoding GNAT family N-acetyltransferase, protein MQISTKRLKIRTVVPGDAEALYKYKSSADITQYQGKTYNSLQEVHSLIDSNPQKINIENTWYQLVLIHKLNDTIIGDLGLHFIGSENMQMELGISLASEYQNQGFATESIKAIVKYAFENLNKHRIYASVDPENSPSMRLFERLKFRKEAHFIRSYYQNGIWKDDVIFALLKSEYFNEETLI, encoded by the coding sequence ATGCAAATTAGTACGAAAAGGCTCAAAATTCGGACTGTAGTGCCGGGCGATGCAGAAGCATTATACAAGTATAAAAGTTCAGCTGACATAACTCAATATCAGGGCAAGACCTACAATTCTCTGCAAGAAGTACATAGCTTGATTGATTCCAACCCACAAAAAATCAATATTGAAAATACCTGGTATCAATTGGTTTTAATCCATAAACTAAATGACACTATAATCGGTGATCTCGGCTTGCATTTTATAGGATCTGAAAATATGCAAATGGAACTGGGTATAAGTTTAGCCAGTGAATATCAGAATCAAGGTTTTGCTACAGAATCCATTAAAGCAATTGTTAAATACGCATTTGAAAATTTAAATAAACACAGGATTTACGCATCGGTTGATCCAGAAAATTCTCCATCCATGCGACTCTTTGAAAGACTAAAATTTCGAAAAGAAGCTCATTTTATCAGAAGCTATTATCAAAATGGTATATGGAAAGACGATGTGATATTCGCCTTGCTCAAATCCGAATATTTTAATGAAGAGACTTTAATTTAG
- a CDS encoding UvrD-helicase domain-containing protein translates to MAEKSKGKLKVYKSSAGSGKTYTLAKEYIKILLSNREVDSNTYTENYFRHILAITFTNDAANEMKDRVLRYLRDFSQQNEQKENGLLQQIISEINEEYPHQKISVSIVKERSDIILKSILHRFSDFNIQTIDSFTNQIARSFARELGLPGNYEIYLDTKIKLAESVDILLSRIDEKEKLLLNWLFDFVKNRIDDDRSWNIAYNLKDFSTTLTDENVYEMLESLKEWNLEDFNKAKNELLKEYSRISEQCRKLAKEGLDYLDSENLDHAVLNEKKNGVRSLFEKNIKEPFSKDLGKNLYKHLQNNDWLKKEANPKNNFDDVNTNISIIAGKMHEFFEVENGRFISLKNILINFPEMALLNNIKSILEELKEKDDQAFLSDLNEKIRDVVLSEPIPFIYEKAGVRFKHLLIDEFQDTSVFQWINLIPLLSNALSEGKVNLIVGDVKQSIYRWRGADPDILVNLPESKDELSLEPIREHALSLKSQVEINPLNSNWRSNPGIIYFNNSFFEWLKENNEEFKGLGNYYDDVIQKAEKNGDSDIRIDVLTEKEFQNKDEMQDFKSNLVIEYIDQCINAGYAWKDIAILCRKNNEIKNISSALVEKQISIISDESLLLESSTAVKVLIKVFEFLNEPGNQDTLADLFIQIANLKDLSIDDWTEIQNKIKLKSAEDYVDFVKDFFNLEIDETQLIEGSVFQLGQAWIKALRMMKDTKQQVYLDYFLDVLFEFSNKPITGLGQFLEYWEDKKERLSISSTRDQNAIRVSTIHKAKGMEYPVVIIPYPELNYSMKKGSKAWIELPKSFETELPVAVLGLNAEIEKTEFSDFYFKEKKAKFIEEVNALFVAMTRAKEGLYLIASIPNRKNMSNFIVDFLEGKQYINSEKKYQDVNYLSYTIETQKDQKDLGIEAAILPWDNAKNRRERIQKNLRWSVDFTLSKEQINSIQSGKSFHLLMSYFKTESDLQKVIKIASELFQQKEFEDFQNFLRMILSDLEMKSYFQNDWKIYNERSVIYEGEILRPDRFQIRDNRVVIIDYKTGLQNEMHQSQIDKYQKALADVYSNYQIAKYIIYSKPFKIVSLS, encoded by the coding sequence ATGGCTGAAAAATCAAAAGGGAAACTAAAGGTCTACAAATCTTCCGCCGGCTCCGGCAAAACCTATACGCTTGCCAAAGAATACATTAAAATTTTATTATCGAACCGGGAAGTTGATAGTAATACTTATACGGAAAACTATTTCAGACATATACTGGCCATTACTTTCACAAACGATGCTGCCAATGAAATGAAGGACAGGGTGCTTCGCTATCTCCGCGATTTTTCTCAGCAAAATGAACAAAAAGAAAATGGATTACTTCAACAAATAATTTCGGAAATCAATGAGGAATATCCGCATCAAAAAATAAGTGTATCAATTGTTAAAGAACGTTCTGATATTATCCTTAAATCTATTCTGCATCGCTTTTCAGATTTTAATATTCAAACCATTGATTCATTCACAAACCAAATAGCCCGATCCTTTGCGAGAGAACTGGGACTACCCGGGAATTATGAAATTTATCTGGATACCAAAATAAAATTGGCCGAATCAGTAGATATTTTACTCAGCCGTATTGATGAAAAAGAAAAGCTCCTCTTAAACTGGTTATTTGACTTTGTCAAAAATAGAATAGATGATGACAGGAGCTGGAATATAGCCTATAACCTCAAGGATTTTTCAACAACATTAACAGATGAAAATGTCTATGAAATGCTCGAATCGCTTAAAGAATGGAATCTCGAGGATTTTAATAAAGCTAAAAATGAATTGCTAAAGGAATATTCCAGAATTTCTGAGCAATGCAGAAAGCTGGCTAAAGAAGGATTGGATTATCTGGATTCGGAAAATTTGGATCATGCTGTTCTCAATGAAAAAAAGAATGGTGTTAGATCTCTTTTTGAAAAAAATATTAAAGAGCCGTTTTCAAAGGATTTGGGTAAAAATCTTTATAAGCATCTCCAAAACAACGATTGGTTAAAGAAGGAGGCCAATCCTAAAAACAACTTTGACGATGTAAATACCAATATTTCAATCATTGCCGGGAAGATGCATGAATTTTTTGAAGTGGAGAATGGTAGGTTTATTTCACTGAAAAACATATTAATAAACTTCCCAGAAATGGCTTTATTAAATAACATTAAGTCGATTCTTGAAGAGCTAAAAGAAAAGGACGACCAGGCTTTTTTATCGGATCTCAATGAGAAAATCAGAGATGTAGTATTATCTGAACCTATTCCATTTATTTATGAAAAAGCTGGTGTTCGATTTAAGCATTTATTAATCGATGAGTTTCAGGATACTTCGGTTTTTCAATGGATTAATCTAATCCCCTTATTATCCAATGCCCTTTCAGAAGGGAAAGTCAATTTAATTGTAGGTGATGTAAAACAATCCATATACAGATGGCGTGGTGCAGATCCTGATATATTGGTGAACTTGCCCGAATCCAAAGATGAACTTAGTTTAGAACCAATCCGAGAACATGCATTATCATTGAAAAGTCAGGTGGAAATTAATCCACTTAATTCTAATTGGAGAAGCAATCCGGGAATTATATATTTTAACAACAGTTTCTTTGAATGGCTTAAAGAAAACAATGAAGAATTTAAGGGGCTAGGGAATTATTATGATGATGTTATTCAAAAAGCTGAAAAAAATGGCGATTCAGATATTAGGATTGATGTTTTAACAGAAAAAGAATTTCAAAACAAAGATGAGATGCAGGATTTTAAATCTAATCTTGTAATCGAATACATTGACCAATGTATAAATGCCGGTTATGCCTGGAAAGACATTGCAATATTATGCAGGAAAAATAATGAAATTAAGAATATCAGTAGCGCTTTAGTTGAAAAGCAGATTTCTATAATATCCGATGAGTCGCTTTTACTTGAATCTTCCACAGCGGTTAAGGTATTGATTAAAGTTTTTGAATTTTTGAACGAACCGGGAAATCAGGACACCCTCGCAGATCTGTTTATACAAATTGCCAATTTAAAAGATTTGAGCATTGATGACTGGACGGAAATTCAGAATAAAATAAAGCTAAAATCTGCTGAAGACTATGTGGACTTTGTTAAGGACTTTTTTAATCTCGAAATTGACGAAACCCAATTAATTGAAGGAAGCGTCTTTCAATTAGGACAGGCTTGGATCAAAGCCCTGAGAATGATGAAAGACACCAAACAACAGGTATATCTCGATTATTTTCTGGATGTACTTTTTGAATTTAGCAATAAACCCATTACTGGATTAGGGCAGTTTCTTGAATATTGGGAAGATAAAAAAGAAAGACTTTCAATTTCAAGTACAAGGGATCAAAATGCTATTCGGGTTTCAACAATTCATAAAGCGAAAGGGATGGAATATCCGGTCGTAATAATTCCCTATCCTGAACTTAATTATTCAATGAAAAAAGGATCCAAAGCTTGGATTGAATTGCCAAAAAGTTTTGAAACAGAACTACCGGTTGCTGTTTTGGGGCTTAATGCTGAAATTGAAAAAACTGAGTTTTCTGATTTTTATTTCAAAGAAAAGAAAGCCAAATTCATTGAAGAAGTCAATGCCTTATTCGTAGCGATGACAAGAGCAAAAGAAGGACTTTATCTTATTGCTTCTATTCCTAATCGCAAAAACATGTCAAATTTTATCGTGGATTTTCTTGAGGGAAAACAATATATCAATTCTGAAAAAAAATATCAAGATGTAAATTATTTATCCTACACTATTGAAACGCAAAAAGATCAAAAAGACCTGGGAATTGAAGCTGCTATACTTCCATGGGATAATGCAAAAAATAGAAGGGAAAGGATTCAAAAAAATCTAAGATGGTCGGTTGATTTTACTTTGAGCAAAGAACAAATAAACAGCATACAATCCGGGAAGTCATTTCACTTGTTAATGTCTTATTTTAAAACGGAATCAGATCTGCAAAAAGTCATTAAAATTGCCTCTGAGCTATTTCAACAAAAAGAATTTGAAGACTTTCAGAATTTCCTCAGGATGATATTGTCAGACTTGGAGATGAAATCCTATTTTCAAAATGACTGGAAAATTTATAATGAAAGATCGGTTATATATGAAGGTGAGATTTTAAGGCCCGATCGTTTTCAAATTCGGGATAATCGGGTGGTCATTATAGATTATAAAACCGGACTTCAAAATGAAATGCACCAATCACAAATAGACAAGTATCAAAAGGCATTGGCTGATGTATATTCCAATTATCAAATTGCGAAGTATATTATTTATTCCAAACCCTTTAAAATTGTCAGTTTATCCTGA